TACCGGGTTGATTTAAACAGCTGCGGCAAAGCTTGTTTAAGCGGTGTAGCGGCTGGCCTCATCGCGAGCAGGCTCACTCCTACAGTTGATCTTCGGTGTACGCGGATTTTGCATACGCCAAAAATCCTTGTAGGAGTGAGCCTGCTCGCGATAGGGCCGGCACATTCACCGCCGATTCCGCAACCGAAACTCCCCCGGCGGCATCCCGCGCCAGCTCTTGAATGTGCGATGAAACGAGCGCGGTTCGGTAAAGCCCAGATACTGCGCAATGTCCTGAATCGGCAACGTGCTATTAAGCAAATAGTGCTCCGCCAACTCCTGACGCAGCTCATCAAGAATCTGCTGATACGACGTCCCAACCTGCTGCAACTGCCGCTGCAAGGTGCGCACCGACACGCTGAGCTGCTCCGCCACTTGCTCCTTGCGCGGCAAGCCCTCCTTGAGCAAACCGCGCAGGATGTTTTTCACCTGCTGCGCCAGCGACGCCTCTTCCAGCGTCGCCAACAAACCCATCGCGTGTTCTTCCAGGGTTCGCAGCAATTGCGCATCGGCCTGGCGCAACGGCAACTGCAAATACGCCAGCGGCACCACCAGCGCCGAATACGCCTGATCGAACCGCACCGGGCAACCGAAAAACGCCTCGTACTCGGCCTGCGTCACCCCATCCGGCCGCGCATGCTCCAGCCATACGCAGGCCGGCGACAGCTGCGTGTCGGCGATCCAGCGCGCGTAGTGCAGCCACGAACCGAGCACGTTTTCCACCAGATGCCGACGAATCCGTGGCTGCTCGTAGCGACAATTCCAGATCAGATGCACGTGCTCGCCCTGCACCTCGGCGCGGCTGACGCCCATGTCGCCGACGAGTTTTTCGAACGGCATGATCCGGCCCATCGCATCGCCCAGCGTCGCGCAATTCATGGTGATGTAACCGAGCACGCTCCATGAATTGGGCAGGACAAAATTTGCCGCGTGCAGGCCGAACAACCCATCGCCCGAGTGCTCGCAGAAATAATCCAGCAAGCGCTCGTGAACCTCACCCGGCAGGCGCAAGGTGTTGTCGCTCAACTGCTGCGCCTGCAACCCGGCCGCCGCCAATGCAGGCTCGATGGCCATGCCCAACTGTTCGGCATGGCGCAGGTATTTGAGCAGCGGCGGAACGGAAGTGAAGCCGAGCGATGGCATGGTCGCGGTCCTTTGATCGACGGCGCGTGAGCGAATGAATGGCGCAAGGTAAGTGGATTTCCCGGCGAAAGTAAATGCCCGGACGTTTGGCGCCATTCGCTACAGGTTCTGGCCGGATGCGACCGTGACAGATCTCCAGCGCTGACTAGTATGCAAGCTTGATCCAACGGCAAAAAAAGGACACACGCATGCGACGCTGGAACGGCTGGGGAGAGGCGGGCACGGTGGTCGAACTGCCGGCCCAGGGCGCGACATTTCTCCACGAACGCTTGGGCGCCGGCCGCGCGCTGCCCGATGCGACGTTGGCAGCGGCATTGGCGCAGGTGCCGACCTCGCGTCTGGTGCCGCATCGCTTGTACAGCGTCGACACTCACGATCGCCTGCTGCACGCGCGCGGCCAGAGCCTGCCGGACTGGCTGGCGTTGCGCGAAGGCGCGCTGGGCACGTATCCCGATGCCGTGGCGTTTCCGGAAACCGCCGAGCAGATCCGCCAATTGCTGGCGCTCGCCCATGATCAGGATTTATGCCTGATTCCCTACGGCGGCGGCACGTCAGTGGCCGGGCACATCAATCCACCGACGTCCACGCGCCCGGTGCTGACGGTGTCGCTGGGGCGGATGAATCGCCTGACCGACCTCGACGAACAAAGCCTGCTGGCGACATTCGGCCCCGGCGCCAGCGGGCCGCAAGTCGAAAGCCAGTTGCGTGCGCGCGGCTACACGCTGGGGCATTTTCCGCAGTCGTGGGAGCTGTCGACGCTGGGCGGTTGGGTGGCCAGTCGCTCCAGCGGCCAGCAGTCGTTGCGCTACGGGCGGATCGAGCAGTTGTTCGCTGGCGGCACCCTGGAAACCTTCGCCGGGCCTTTGCAGATTCCGACGTTCCCGGCGTCGGCCGCCGGCCCGGATCTGCGTGAAGTGGTGCTCGGGTGCGAAGGCCGTTTCGGGATCATTTCGGAGGTCAAGGTGCGGGTCAGTGCGTTGCCCGCAGACGAACGTTTTTACGGCGTGTTTCTGCCCGATTGGCCGCAGGCGCTGCAAGCGATCCGGCAACTGGCGCAGGCGCGCGTGCCGCTGTCGATGCTGCGCCTGTCCAACGCGGTGGAAACCGAAACGCAACTGGCGCTGGCCGGTCATCCGCAGCAGATCGCCTGGCTGGAGAAGTACCTCAAGCTGCGCGGTGCCGGCGACGGCAAATGCTTGCTGACTTTCGGCGTCACCGGCAATCGCCAGCAAAACGCACTGTCGCTGAAACACGCGCGCCAGCATCTGAAAGCGTTCGGCGGCGTGTTCACCGGCACGCTGCTGGGCAAGAAGTGGGCGCAGAACCGCTTTCGTTTTCCCTACTTGCGCGAGAACCTGTGGAACGCCGGTTACGTGGTCGACACCCTCGAAACCGCCACCGACTGGAGCAACGTCGACCACTTGCTCAGCCGGATCGAAACCAGCCTGCGCGACGCCTTGGCCGCCGAAGGCGAACGGGTGCATGTCTTCACTCACCTGTCCCACGTTTACGGCGAGGGCTCGAGCATCTACACCACCTACGTGTTTCGCCCGGCAGCGGACTATGCCGCGACGCTGGCGCGCTGGCGGGCGCTCAAACACGCGGCCAGCCAGACCATCGTCGACCACCACGGCACCATCAGTCATCAGCACGGCGTCGGCAAGGATCACGCGCCCTATCTGCTACGGGAAAAAGGCCCGCTGGCGCTGCAGACGTTGCAGGCGCTGAGCGAACATTTCGACCCGCAAGGGCGCCTCAATCCCGGCACGCTGTTGCCTGAGTCACGCCCATGAATTCCGACTGGAACGCGCAATGGCGCGAGCAGAGTCTGCCGACGCTGGCGGATGACACCTGGGACCTGATCGTCATCGGCGGCGGCATCAGCGGCGCCGGAATTGTCCGCGAAGCGGCGCGGCGGGGCTGGCGTTGTCTGCTGCTGGAGCAGCGGGATTTTGCCTGGGGCACGTCCAGCCGATCGTCGAAAATGGTCCACGGCGGTTTGCGTTACATCGCCAAGGGCCAGTGGCGCCTGACCCGCGATTCGGTGCGCGAGCGCCAGCGCCTGCTCGACGAGGCGCCGGGGCTGGTCGAGCCGATGAGTTTCATGATGCCGCACTATCGCGGCGGCTTTCCCGGGCCTCGGGTGTTGGGTGGTTTGCTGAGCGTTTACGACGCCTTGGCGGGACGGCGCAGCCATCGCTTTCATGATGCGCAACAGCTTCGATATCTGGCGCCGGGCGTGAGGGAAAACGGTTTGCTCGGCGGCAGCTGTTTTGTCGATGCACTGACCGATGATGCGCGGCTGGTGATGCGCGTATTGCGCGAGGCCCGGGCCGATGGCGCGGTGATAATCAATGCTGTGCGGGTCACGCAACTGCTGCGTGAAGGCGGGCGCGTGTGCGGGGTTCAGGTTGAGGATTGCGAGGGCGGCGCGACCCTGCAATTGCGCTCCGCTGTGTTGGCCGTGGCAACGGGTGCATGGGCCGAGCGTCTCCGTCCCGCTGACGCTGCGAAGCAGTTGCGACCGTTGCGCGGCAGTCATCTGTTGCTGCCGGGCTGGCGTCTGCCGGTGGCCCAGGCGTTCACTTTTCTGCATGAGCGCGACCGGCGTCCGGTGTTTGTTTTTCCCTGGGAAGGCGCGACGGTGGTCGGCACCACGGACCTCGATCATCGCGAGGACCTCGACCACAGCGCGCGCATCTCCAGCGAAGAACTCGACTATCTGCTCGCCGCATGCCAGCAGCAATTTCCCGGCGCCGAAGTGGGCGTCGACGACGTGCTGTCGACCTGGTCAGGCGTGCGCCCGGTGGTGGGCAGCGCGGCGGGTGCGCATCAACACAAGCCGTCCAATGAAACCCGCGAACATGTGTTGTGGCAGGAGCCGGGTTGCGTGACTTTGGCCGGCGGCAAACTGACCACGTTTCGCCCGCAAGCGATCGAAGTGCTCAAGGCGTGTGCGGCGATGCTTGGGCGATCCTTCGTTGACGACGGCGCGCCTGTGTTTGCCGCCGTGCCGCCACTGAGTATTCCAGGATTGAGCGGACATCAATGGCGGCGCCTGGCCGGGCGTCACGGTCGAGACCTGCCGAGGCTGGC
This genomic interval from Pseudomonas koreensis contains the following:
- the gliR gene encoding AraC family transcriptional regulator GliR is translated as MPSLGFTSVPPLLKYLRHAEQLGMAIEPALAAAGLQAQQLSDNTLRLPGEVHERLLDYFCEHSGDGLFGLHAANFVLPNSWSVLGYITMNCATLGDAMGRIMPFEKLVGDMGVSRAEVQGEHVHLIWNCRYEQPRIRRHLVENVLGSWLHYARWIADTQLSPACVWLEHARPDGVTQAEYEAFFGCPVRFDQAYSALVVPLAYLQLPLRQADAQLLRTLEEHAMGLLATLEEASLAQQVKNILRGLLKEGLPRKEQVAEQLSVSVRTLQRQLQQVGTSYQQILDELRQELAEHYLLNSTLPIQDIAQYLGFTEPRSFHRTFKSWRGMPPGEFRLRNRR
- a CDS encoding FAD-binding oxidoreductase; translated protein: MRRWNGWGEAGTVVELPAQGATFLHERLGAGRALPDATLAAALAQVPTSRLVPHRLYSVDTHDRLLHARGQSLPDWLALREGALGTYPDAVAFPETAEQIRQLLALAHDQDLCLIPYGGGTSVAGHINPPTSTRPVLTVSLGRMNRLTDLDEQSLLATFGPGASGPQVESQLRARGYTLGHFPQSWELSTLGGWVASRSSGQQSLRYGRIEQLFAGGTLETFAGPLQIPTFPASAAGPDLREVVLGCEGRFGIISEVKVRVSALPADERFYGVFLPDWPQALQAIRQLAQARVPLSMLRLSNAVETETQLALAGHPQQIAWLEKYLKLRGAGDGKCLLTFGVTGNRQQNALSLKHARQHLKAFGGVFTGTLLGKKWAQNRFRFPYLRENLWNAGYVVDTLETATDWSNVDHLLSRIETSLRDALAAEGERVHVFTHLSHVYGEGSSIYTTYVFRPAADYAATLARWRALKHAASQTIVDHHGTISHQHGVGKDHAPYLLREKGPLALQTLQALSEHFDPQGRLNPGTLLPESRP
- a CDS encoding glycerol-3-phosphate dehydrogenase/oxidase, which translates into the protein MNSDWNAQWREQSLPTLADDTWDLIVIGGGISGAGIVREAARRGWRCLLLEQRDFAWGTSSRSSKMVHGGLRYIAKGQWRLTRDSVRERQRLLDEAPGLVEPMSFMMPHYRGGFPGPRVLGGLLSVYDALAGRRSHRFHDAQQLRYLAPGVRENGLLGGSCFVDALTDDARLVMRVLREARADGAVIINAVRVTQLLREGGRVCGVQVEDCEGGATLQLRSAVLAVATGAWAERLRPADAAKQLRPLRGSHLLLPGWRLPVAQAFTFLHERDRRPVFVFPWEGATVVGTTDLDHREDLDHSARISSEELDYLLAACQQQFPGAEVGVDDVLSTWSGVRPVVGSAAGAHQHKPSNETREHVLWQEPGCVTLAGGKLTTFRPQAIEVLKACAAMLGRSFVDDGAPVFAAVPPLSIPGLSGHQWRRLAGRHGRDLPRLAQLLGELGLETVGATDTLWAELAFACEAEMILHLDDLLLRRTRLGLLLPRGGEDYLPAIRTLCQPRLAWDDERWQAEIQRYRLLWLRDHGLPEITP